In Xylanibacter ruminicola 23, a single genomic region encodes these proteins:
- a CDS encoding zinc-binding alcohol dehydrogenase family protein, with product MKAIQIPGERQMEIVNIPEQEMKPNEVLLRLKYVGFCGSDLSTWLGKNPMVKMPVIPGHEVGAVIEKVGADVPEHLKPGMVVTCNPYTNCGKCASCRNQRVNACQHNETLGVQRNGAMREFIALPWEKVIPAGNLDPRTCALIEPMSVGFHAVNRAQVTDIDAVVVIGCGMVGMGAIVRSALRGATVIAADIDDEKLALAKEMGATYAINTKTEDVHARLLELTEGFGPDVIIEAVGSAPTYQMAVNEVAFTGRVVCIGYAKTDVSFQTKFFVQKELDIRGSRNAQPQDFRAVIHYLERGTCPVDRLISADVAPEQAPKAMLQWSEAPGKVFRILVHF from the coding sequence GTGCTGCTGCGCCTCAAGTATGTAGGTTTTTGTGGTTCCGACCTGAGCACATGGCTGGGTAAGAACCCCATGGTAAAAATGCCCGTTATACCTGGCCACGAGGTGGGTGCCGTGATTGAAAAGGTGGGTGCCGACGTGCCCGAACACCTGAAGCCCGGCATGGTGGTAACCTGCAATCCTTACACTAACTGCGGCAAGTGCGCCTCGTGCCGTAACCAGCGCGTAAACGCCTGTCAGCATAACGAAACACTAGGCGTACAGCGCAACGGTGCCATGCGCGAGTTCATCGCTCTGCCTTGGGAGAAGGTGATTCCCGCTGGTAATCTCGATCCCCGCACCTGCGCCCTCATCGAGCCTATGAGTGTTGGTTTCCACGCCGTGAATCGTGCCCAAGTAACCGATATCGACGCCGTAGTGGTGATTGGTTGCGGTATGGTTGGCATGGGAGCTATCGTACGTTCGGCCCTGCGCGGTGCTACCGTGATTGCTGCCGATATCGACGACGAGAAGCTGGCACTGGCCAAGGAGATGGGCGCCACTTACGCCATCAACACCAAGACCGAGGATGTACATGCCCGATTGCTGGAGCTGACCGAGGGTTTCGGTCCCGATGTAATTATCGAGGCTGTGGGTAGCGCACCTACCTACCAGATGGCTGTAAACGAAGTAGCTTTCACCGGTCGCGTGGTTTGCATCGGCTATGCCAAGACCGACGTATCGTTCCAAACCAAGTTCTTTGTACAGAAGGAGCTCGACATTCGTGGTTCGCGTAATGCCCAGCCACAGGATTTCCGTGCAGTGATCCACTACCTGGAGCGTGGCACATGTCCGGTTGACCGTCTGATTAGTGCCGACGTAGCACCCGAGCAGGCCCCCAAGGCCATGCTGCAGTGGAGCGAGGCACCTGGCAAGGTATTCCGTATCTTAGTTCACTTCTAA